The Pseudomonadota bacterium genomic sequence CAGCATTGTTGCTCGATACTATTTTCTCGGCTGCTCGCAGCGCTGAGCCGCTTGGCTAAAAGATTTTTAGTTGGAAGTGTACTACTGTAACCCCTTCGCCTCATATCTGAAAACATTATCTGGATTGACGGGAAGTCTCTTTTAGCCCAATAGCAGAAAATTTTCTGAAAGGCTTTGATCACAAACGCTTAGATATAGTTTTGTACCGCAACAAACGGTCTAACTACAGAGCGGTTATTATTAATATACTTATTCTATAACTTATTTGGGCCTATCAATAACAAAATAAAAAATGATAAATTTTTGGAGCGGATAGTGGGAATCGAACCCACTCGTTCAGCTTGGGAAGCTGACAGGCTACCATTACATCATACCCGCAATTAGTTTAGTTTATACGGTACAGAAAAAATGGTTGCAATCGCGCCGCTTGCGTGAAAACTCCTAATTTGTAATTGGTCACTTTAAAATGTGGGTTTATAAGAGCAATAATTATGAGCAGTGTCACCATAGGATTAGGTCCGAAGCTTGACCCGAACAAATTTCGCGACCCAGACTACACGGCTCGGGGAGAAGCTCGTGCGGAGGTTTCTCTTAGTAAACTAGAGACTATTTGGTTCAATACCGGAACACTTTGCAACCTTGCGTGCGAAAATTGCTACATTGAATCTAGTCCTAAAAATGACAAACTCGTTTACCTAAGCGCCTCAGAAGTTGATGAGTTTCTTCACGAGACTACCTATCATCAACTTGGTACCAACGAAATAGGGTTTACCGGCGGTGAGCCTTTTATGAATCCCGATCTAATAGTTATGCTGGAAAATGTGCTTGCACGAGGCTTTGAAGCATTGGTACTCACAAACGGTATGCGCCCACTAATGAAGTGCGCCGATGCCGTTCTCTCACTTCATCCTCGAGAAAAATGCAAATTCCGAGTTTCATTAGACCATTTCACACAAGGAGGCCACGAAAAGATACGTGGAGAAAATACATGGGAACCCGCTCTACAAGGACTAAAATGGCTGTGTGAAAACGGTTTCCCAGTTTCAGTTGCTAGCCGAACTTGTTGGTTACAAAGCGAAGACATCATACGCAAGGGCTTCGATGCACTATTCTTTAATGAAAAAATTACTATCGATGCGTCAAATCCTACTAGTTTAGTTCTTTTTCCTGAATTGGATGACCAAATCGACGTGCCAGAAATAACTGAAAGTTGCTGGAATGTGCTGGATATTTCCCCACGTGAGTTGATGTGCTCTCATTCTCGGGTTGTATTAAAACGCAAGGGAGATTCCTCTCCAGTTGTTTCACCGTGCACCCTTTTGCCATATGAAGAAGCATTTGATTTTGGATCAACACTAGCCAGCGCTCAGCACCCAGTGAAGTTAAAACATCCTCATTGCAGCAAATTCTGCGTCCTCGGCAGGGCCTCATGTAGCACCGGTTCCAATGTATAATTAAAAAATTTAGAGGTTTTGCTTTGACAAACTAACTAAACAGGGGCTTAAACTATAAATCGAATACTGCTGTGGTCTACAGGAATAGGAAATGTATCAGAAACGTACCCGCGACATCAAAGTAACGGTTAAGCCATTCTACCTTGAAGATCAATCTGCACCAGACGAGAATCATTTTGTGTGGGCTTATCACGTGAAAATAGAGAATAACGGGGTTCAAACTGTACAATTGCGAACACGTTACTGGCAAATAACTGATGCAGATGGCAGGGTTCAGGAGGTGCGCGGACCTGGAGTTGTGGGCGAACAACCTGTGTTAGGTCCGGGCGATGATTTTGAGTATACCAGTGGAACACCTTTGCAAACACCGTCTGGCATAATGGTGGGCACTTATCAAATGGAAGCACCAAATGGAGAATGTTTCGATGTGCGAATCCCTGCGTTCTCACTTGATAGCCCGCATCAGCCAATGCAGTTGAATTGATGGGATAAAACTGTAGTAGTTTAAGTTCGAAATATCCGGTAAATAACCTACATTAGACTCTGGATAGAAAACACTATCCAATCAATACAGAATTGTTAGGCTGAAAGAGGTTTGAAACTAATGACGGCACAACCAACGGCAAAAGGCGCAGACGATCCGGGGCCCAGCCGTGAACAAGCTGAGAAGGCTGTACGGACGCTCATCCAATGGGCTGGCGACAATCCCGAACGTGAAGGTCTCGTAGATACTCCGGCTCGTTTTGTGAGGGCTTGGGAGGAGTATTTCTCGGGCTACAACGAAGATCCCGTCGAGGTTCTCGAGCGAACTTTCCAAGAAACGGGTGGTTATGATGAAATGGTGGTCCTCAGAGACATCGAGTTCTTTTCGCACTGCGAACACCACGTAGTGCCAATAATTGGAAAGGTACATGTCGCTTACCTTCCATCCAACAGAGTAATTGGCATAAGCAAATTGGCGCGTGTTGTAGAAATTTTTGCTCGACGTCTACAAATACAAGAAAAGTTGACGGCTCAAATAGCTCAGACTATAGACGAAGTATTAGAACCCAAGGGTGTCGGTGTCGTAGTTCAAGCTCAACATCAATGTATGACAACACGTGGGGTTAAAAAATCTGGTGTATCGATGATCACTAGCCACATGTTGGGCGCATTCCGTGATGACTCAAAGACTCGGCGTGAGTTTCTCTCATTTATAGAGGGTGCTAGCCCAAGCTTCTCAACCTAACTCTGCCTAAAGTTATTTAGTGAACCAGTCTTCGCAAAACCGTGATGGTATACTAGTATATTTTACACAGAAAACTGAACCTGAGTGGGCCTCTTGCCATGCTCGACTTTCGCCCAGTGCTTTTCATTCTTGGTGTGTTGTTATCAACACTAGCTGGCGCTATGTGTTTACCTGCTATCGCGGACTTAGTAAGCGGTAATAAAGATTGGCAGGTGTTCGCAGTCTCCGCAGGGTTTACCGGCTTTATCGGGGGACTTTTTGTTTTTTCGAGTGCGCGGCGGGTTAAAAAAGGCATCAATGTTCGTCAAGCTTTTCTCTTAACATCCCTTGCATGGATCATTATTCCCGCTTTTGGCGCTTTGCCAATGATCTTTGCTGACCTGAACTTGACTTACACTGACGCTTTCTTCGAAGCGATGTCTGGGATTACCACTACTGGGTCCACAGTGATAGTTGGCTTAGACAATGTCCAGCCAGGTATTCTTCTCTGGAGAGCCCTCCTCCAGTGGCTAGGAGGGATTGGGATAATAGGAATGGCAATTGCTATTATGCCACTTCTTCAAGTGGGCGGTATGCAGTTATTCCGTATGGAATCCTCCGACAAGTCAGAAAAAATTATGCCCCGCGCAGCACAGTTAATCGCCTACATTGGCTTTATCTATCTCTCCTTCACAGCGGTTTGTGCACTTCTCTACTGGATCACTGGCATGACTGGATTTGATGCCATTGCACACGCAATGACCACTATTGCGACAGGAGGCTTCTCAACTCATGATCTTTCAATAGGTTACTTTGAAGATATAAGGGTAGAACTTATTACTATTGTTTTCATGCTGATTGGAAGCTTACCATTTGTACTCTATTTGAAAGTATTGCGTGGCAATTTTAGGGCTCTTTGGCGTGACAGCCAAGTGCAGTGGTTTTTTACCATCGTGATCACAGCCGTGGGTGCGCTTGCAATATATTTGTGGCAAACAAAAGGGAAGGATCCCGTTACCGCCATTTCGAATAGCGCCTTCAACGTGGTCTCAGTGATCACCGGCACCGGCTATTCCACCACAGATTTTAGTGCATGGGGTCCGTTTGCCCTCGCCTCATTTCTATTTCTTATGTTCATTGGAGGTTGTGCAGGCTCGACAACCTGCGGGATCAAAGTCTTCCGCTTCCAAGTGCTCTATGCAACCGCCCTAACTCAAATTCGAAAGTTACACGAGCCCCATGGCGTGTTCCTCTCGTACTATAATAGAAAACCGATTGACGAGACAGTTGGGAGCTCAGTAATGGGATTTTTCTTCCTATATGCCCTCTCCTTTGCTGTCTTGGCCACAGGTCTTGGGCTGATGGGACTTGATTTCCTTACGGCAATATCAGGGGCTGCCACAGCAATTTCTAATGTGGGGCCGGGTTTGGGCTCCACGATAGGCCCTGCCGGAACCTTCATTACGCTACCCGACTCCGCAAAATGGCTTTTATCTTTTGGAATGTTAATTGGCAGGCTCGAATTATTTACTATTTTCGTGCTGCTAGCACCTTCATTCTGGCGCGAGTAGGACTTTATCTCAAAAAAGCACTCAAGTGCTTACGTAAGCGTGCCTCAAAAGCTTTATTGAATTCACCCATAACATCATTATTCATCTGTTCCCACAATCGTTCCCGTTCCGCAATTGTTGCATTTTCAGAGATGGTTCGGCTAGCTCTAACAGTCGTTCTTGCTGCGGCTTGCCCTCCGTTTGCCGCCTTGAGCACTTCTATGCCGACTGACAGAACGACATCGTAACGCTCACCTTGATTATTTGTAAAAGCGCCACGAATGCCGCCAACTTTTTCTAACTTCACTTCAACCACGCTCGCCTGATCAATAGTCAAACTCGCCACCCCATATTTTCCTACCGCACGCAAACGATCCTTGGCCCATCTTTCAGCAGCATCTAATAATTGGTTCGGCATTTCGTGTTCTATGTAAGGAGATTTCAATGGAGCTTTGTAAATGCGTTTAACGTCAATTTTTGCCACATCAAGATTGATTTTTGAAAGTTTAGAAAATGAGGTCGGACCAGTTAATGGTCTCTCCCGTGGAGCCTCACAGGCCACCACAACAATTAAGGACGAAAAAAAAACTAAAAAGCGCCAAAAATAAGCAATATTGCTCGTCATTCCAATCTTCCTCTATCGCGCAATTCAGTTAAATCACTCTCACGAAAAATAGTCTGCAGATTACAAAACTCACATGTAACAACTACCTTTCCGTTCACCTTCAAGCTTTCTATTTCCTCATTCGGCAGAGCAGCGAGGACCAACTCAACCCGTTCTTTAGAGCAACTACATTTTGCACACAGATTTTTAGCCTCGTACACACGAATTTTATCACCATTGAATAGCTCGAAAAGTACCGAAAATGGTGAAATACAATTTTGATATAGGGTGATTGGTTTTATTTTCTGTACTAAATCTCGGTGTTGCTTCCATACCTCATCGATCTTTCCGTTAGGGACCATTGATTCTTTTCTAGGCAAACGCTGAAGCATAACTCCACCCGTCCGCCAAGTTTTGTCTCTGTCACGAGAGACTCCTATTTTCAATACTGCGTCAAATTGAACAGATTGCTGGAAATAATGATGGGCGCATTGTTCAAGTGTTCTACCGCCTAATTCGACTATACCTTGGTAACGCTCTTTCTCCGGTCCACGTTCAACTGTAAAAGCAAGATAGCCCTCTCCCACTAGTTGAACCGTGTTGCTTTTTTTATTGCAAAAGGTGGGCAAACAGGTGCGATCAAACTTGGCATAACCTCTCAGTTGGCCGCCATCCGTTGCATCACAAACAAGTAAACGGACCGGGCCATCTCCTTTTATTTGTAAGTTTAGCACGCCTTTGTACTTGAAAATCGAGGCTAACATTGCAGTTAACGTTAACGCTTCTGCCAATAAATGAGCTACCGGTGCAGGATAGTCATGGGCAAGAATAATTTCATCAACGACGGAACCCAATCGAACTAGCCGTCCATGAAGCTCAAGCCCATCCAACAAAAAAGGAAGAACGAAATTATTTTTGGGGGCGACCGCCCCATCAGCTACGACATACACCAAGCTAACACGCCTTTTTGTGCATGAAGTCGATTTTCGGCCTCATCCCAAACTACCGATTGCGGACCATCAATAACATCAGCAGTGACTTCCTCACCACGGTGAGCTGGCAGGCAATGCATGAAAATCGCATTATCCTCCGCTAACGACATTATTCGCTGATTTACCTGATAAGGCTGTAATAACTCGTGCCTGCGTTTTGGATCGCGATCGCCCATCGAAACCCACACATCTGTAACTATACAATCGGCTCCACTTACCGCCTCGTCGGGGTCCTCGGTTAAGAGAACATTCCCACCTTCACTTATTGCCCACTCAATCAATGTCGACTCGGGGCCAAGTCCCCGAGGACAACCTAGACGCAGCGGGAACCCCAGTTTCACTGAAGCTTGAATCCAGCTCGCAGCTACGTTGTTCCCGTCACCTAGCCAAGCAACACACCTGCCCGTAATTGGGCCCTTACGTTCTTCAAAGGTCATAATATCAGCCAGAATTTGGCAGGGATGCGTCAGATCTGTGAGACCATTTATTACAGGAACAGTTGAATGCTGTGCCAATTCTTCCAAATTTTCGGCCGATTTTGTTCGTAACATTATGCCATCTACATACCGTGATAGCACACGAGCGGTGTCTGCAACCGTCTCACCACGGCCCAGCTGACTTTCCGATTCGCTTAGCAGCACAACATCACCACCCAACTGCCGCATGCCTACCTCAAAACTTACCCGTGTTCGGGTGGAGGGTTGTTCGAAAACCATAGCCAAAGTCTTCCCGCTCAGCGGAAGTTGGCTACAGCTATCATCCCTCTTGAACTCACCACCGAGACAAAGCAACCGCCGCAGTGTGTGCTCATCAAACCGATCCAGATCAAGAAAATGTCGTGGCACCCTTTAATCCTTTTTCTTAACTTTTTTCTTCTCTAACTGCTTTGCCACCGTAGAGAGCATACTTACTGCCTCGGCAACATGGTGCTCATCGATAATCAAAGGAGGAACTAACCGCAAAATGTTGTCACCAGCCCCCACAGTCAACAAACCTTCATCTCTGAGGAGCTTAACTAACTCGCTATTTGGCGGCCCACATTTGATGCCGAGCATAAGGCCCTTGCCCCTCACACCCTTGTAAACTGTTGGATGCATCTCACACTGTTTCGTAATTTCATGGCGCAACAGCTTACCTACCTTTTGCACTTTCTCGAGAAACTTCCTTTCCGATACGATTTCAAGAACTTTTCTAGCCACGGCACCAGCGAGGTAGTTGCCGCCAAACGTTGAACCATGTGTGCCAGCAACCATCCCCTTTGCAGCCTCTGACGTTGCCATTACAGCGCCTATAGGAAATCCTCCTCCGAGACCCTTAGCAACAGCCATCACGTCCGGCTCGACACCAGACCACTCATGGGCCCACAGTTTCCCCGTACGCCCAATGCCACATTGGACCTCGTCAAAAAACACTAGCAGCCCGAATTCATCGGCAATCGAGCGCACCTCCCTCAAGAAGTCGTTCTCCGCAGGCCTGATCCCGCCCTCGCCTTGGATTGGCTCTACTAATATAGCAGCTGTCTCCTCCGTAACCGCCGCCCTTAGTTCATTAGTGTTACCGAATGGTAAAATGTCAAAGCCTTCAGTCTCAGGTCCAAACCCCTCAAGATGACCGGCATTTTTAGATGCAGACAGGGTTGCCAAAGTCCGACCATGAAATGAGCCATCAAAGCTCAATATTCTGTAACGCTCTGGCTCACCATTTGCGCTATGATACTTTCGACATAACTTTATCCCGCCCTCCACCGCTTCTGCTCCCGAATTGCAGAAAAAGGCAAAGTCCGCAAAAGATGTTGCCACCAACTGATTTGCCAACATCTCTTGGTCAGGAATACGGAAGAGATTAGAAGTATGCCAGACTTTCTTGGCCTGCTCACTTAATACTCGTACTAAACGTGGATCACTATGTCCTAGTGCATTGACTGCTATTCCCGCACAAAAATCAAGGTAGCGAGTCCCATCTGTTGATACCAAGTATGCACCATCACCTCTGTCGAAAGAGATATCAGCCCGAGCATATGTTGGCATTACAGCTGTTGGTTTATTTTTATGTGAGTCAGACATTTATACCAGTTCAAGTAAATTTTCGGCAAACCAGGATAATCTGATTTCGCGGCTTAGCTGTCAACTTTATGAAACTACTAAGCAGCAGCCAATCGCCATATCAGATTTTTATAAACTCAAGCCTTCAATTTATAACCTTTGTCCAGAAGGCGCGCAGTCAACCACCAAAGAAATATATTTACTCCCATTAAAACAGTTACTCCAAGCCAGAAAGGGGCATCAGCCTGCTTTATAAACCCATACCGAAACCCATCTATCATGTAAAAAAGAGGGTTTAACATAGCTACTTTTTGAAAAATCTCGGGCAGTAACTCGATTGAATAAAATGTCCCAGAAAGAAAAGAAAGTGGGGTAACTACAAAGTTCGTAACCGCTGCCATATGGTCGAATTTTTCTGCCCATAAGCCCGCTATAATACCTAGCATCGACATCATAAATGAAGCAGAAAAAGCAAAAAAAACAATGGCCCCAACATTGTAGATGGTAAGTGATACAAAACATGACATAGCCGCCCATGTTGCGATACCAACCAATATGCCTCGTGTAACACCTGAGAATACATAGGCAAACATAAGCTCTGACGCCCCGATTGGCGGCATCAGGAAATCAACAATATTCCCTTGGATTTTTGCTATCAAAATAGACGATGAAGTATTCGCAAAACCGTTCTGCGCTATCATCATCATGATAAGGCCAGGCGTCAAAAATTCTATGAATTTTACTTCTCCAACCATTGCGGCAGCACGGCCCAGCGCTAGGTCGAATATAGCTAAAAACAACAGTGATGTAATTACCGGGGCAATAATGGTTTGTGTCCAAACCTTAAGAAACCGCCGGATCTCCTTGACATAAAGGGTCCATAATCCACGCCAATTTACAGCGCCGAAAGTTCGCGGCTCTCGATATTTTTTAAATTCAGTCATAGATTCTTTTTTCATAAAACGAGGCGAACATGAACAATTTGCATAACGATACACTGTAAAAAACTATGCCGATTGATAAAGATTCCAATAATCTCGATCTTAGGGCATTAAAACAAAATATTAGCGCGAGCTTAACCAAGGAACCACTGCTATTCAAATTTTATGAAATGTGATTACTTTCACCTGCAATGACAGTTTACTCAAACAAGCAAAAATTTGTAAAATTGATGTCTGAATGCATGGCTAAAAAGAAAAACGGCGGCAATTCTATGCCGCCGTTTTGGAACCCTAACCAATGCCATTAGGAAGGGGCAGGGTAGGCTTAAGGCCAAGACTCCACTCCTAACTATCGGCATCCTTAGAAAAGTATGCAGTGATGGCCATCACATCAACTTGAATGTAGGTTAAAGTATTAATTTTCGATATGACTAAAAATGCACACCGTAGAGAGAAGCTTCCCCGCAAAGTTACTTTAAAATCGCTCGAGAACGCCGCTCTCTTTTATTTACAGCGTTACGCTACTTCTACCGAGAACTTGCGACGCGTGTTAATGCGCCGAGTTGATCGCTCTGCTCGGGCTCACGGTACAGACCGCGAGGAAGGTAGTTGTTTCGTCGACCAAATTTTAAAGCGATATTGCACCGCAAAATTACTTGATGATGCTGCATACGCGGCAGCGCGTGCCGCAAGTATGAGGCAGAAAGGCGCTTCCGGAAGAGCGATCAGATCTAACTTGCTGGCAAAGGGTGTAAAAAGCGAGACCATCAACTTGGTGCTTGATGAACAACTTAAAGACTCTCCAGCAACAGAAATTAAAGCGGCCTTTACCTATTGCCGGCGCCGTCGCCTTGGTCCGTGGCGCACAGTTGAACGAGAGGAATGGCGCGAAAAAGATATAGCCTCTCTTGCGCGTCAGGGCTACTCAGTTGATGTTGCGCTTCGCGTAATCGATGCAGTTAGCATTGAAGAATTAGAAATAGAAATGACATCGCAATGTTTTTGACAAACACCTAGCCGCGCGAAGCAGCGTTACTGTTGCGCACTTTTACAAAGTTTTTTCCCGAACTAACCGCCTGTTTCTTGTCTGTGGAGCCTGCATAAATTTGTTTTGATGCTTCGATGATCAAAACGCCGGCCAAGGTCCTAAACAAATAATTCCCGATTTTCTCGATTGCCCATGCGCGTCGTACAACTAAGTCCAATCGCGTTGGTGGAAAATAAAGCGCATTTTCCACCCTTAACGGTACAAATAATCCATCTTGTAATAGTTTCCATATTTGCCCCGAATTAAAAGGGCGGCTATGCCCGAATGGCGATCTTTTTTCAAATTTTGCCCACAGTCCTCGACGATTTGGAACAACGGCTATAAGGCGCCCCTCATCTTTAACGACTCTCCATAATTCGCGCAGAATGGCTGGGAAATCCTCAATATCCTCAAGGCCGTGCACAACGAGTAATCGATCAATCGAGCGATCAGGAAATGGTAACTCATGAAAAGCCGATAACGTAACCAATCCGGAAGATTTTTTTGGCCAATGTGTAACCCCTTGAGGTGCTGGCATGGCTGCAAGTGCTAATTCAGATCCATTACGGAAGGGCATCAAATAAGGAATTGCATATCCGATCCCAAGGACAGTCATTCCGGTCGTGCTTGGCCAAAGCCGGCGCAGTTTGGATCCTATCAGCCGTTGGCTGATAATACCAATGCGGCTTTTGTAAAAATGTTTTAAGTAAATTACGTCATTATACACAATAAAGTAACAGTACCACATTCTGTAGTTAATGAAAAAAGCCTCATTTCGTGCTACCATGATTTTAAGAAAAGGTAGGAAAAAATGTTAAAACTTCGGGTTACACCGCGCTCACCATTTGCGCGCAAATGTATGGTGGTAGCACTTGAGAAAGGCATGTTCGGGAAGCTTGAACTCAGTGCTACGGACCTTTACGGAGAGAATCAAGACATTGATGAAGATAATCCCTTGAGAAAGGTACCCGCCCTAAGATTAGAAGATGGCACAACTCTTTTTGATTCTCCTGTCATATGTGAATATCTTGATTGGTCGGATAGGGATCCCATATTTCACCCTCAGGAGGGTGAAATGCGTTTCAAAGCGCTAAAACTTCAAGCATTGGGCGATGGGCTGACCGAGGCACCTCAGTCCCATTACAAAGAATTAGCTCGCCCAGAAAAATTTCGGTCGGAAGAAATGGTCATGAAACATGCAAATGCTATTGATCGCATTATAACTTGGACAGAAAAAAACTTTGATCTCGTCGAAGGACCAATGACAATCGGGGGAATCGCTTTGGCTTGCGGCCTTGCTTACGTCAATGAGCGGCAACCAGATACTGATTGGCACCATAAAAATCCGAAGCTAGGGGCTTGGTACTGTGAGATCAGTAACCGCGAATCATTTCAAAAAACCACTAAGCAAGCTAACGCCAAACGGCTTGGAGTGTCTAATAAATGAAGCTATTCTTTTCTCCATTATCCCCCTTTGCTCGCAAAGTGCGCATTGTTGCTCTTGAAAAAACTCTTGCCAAGAAATTAGAGCTTTTTAAAAGTGAAAGACACAACCGTCCCACTGAATTGGGACCAATCAATCCGCTTCTGAAAGTCCCGACACTAATTGATAATAACGGTAATTCTCTATTCGACTCTCCGGTTATTTGCGAATACCTGGATTCTTTAACATCCGAACCCGTCTTATTCCCCAAAGAAGGAATGAGCCGCTGGGCCGCACTGCGGCAGCAAGCGCTGGGAGATGGTGGTATGGATGATGCCGTTAAACTCGCTTATGAAGCGGGTCGGCCTGGCGGTAGCCGCTCGCCATACTGGCTCGGACGCTGGCGTCAGGCGGTGGAGAGTACACTCAACGAGCTTGAAAGCGAGGCAACCTCTCTCGCTGGTGAACTTACAATAGGCCCAATCGCCATAGGCTGTTTTTTAGGATTTCTAGATCAGTCCCGTGTTGTCGGCGACTGGCGTGGTTATCGTGAAAACTTAGCGGTGTGGTTTGAAGAGTTCCGTCAACGCCCCTCAATGCGAGAAACGGAATATAAGGAATAGATCAAACTGTTAGAAAAGCCCGGCTGGCCAAAATAATATTGCGTGTCCTCTCCCATTGAATGACCTTCATTGCTTCGGCAAGGCCAAACCAGCGACAATCAGAGGCATCATCGCCAGCCCGTAAATCACCCGATGTCCAAATGGCTGCAAAGTCGATTAGTGAATAATGATATTTTATCCTGCCCTTTTTATCATGCCTGATGGTGTCTACAACATCGACTAAACCTAAAATGCGGATTTCTATGCCTGTTTCCTCGCATACCTCACGACAAACTGCTTCACGCAAGGTTTCACCCAATTCCTGGGCACCTCCTGGAATGCTCCAATGCCCACGTCGGGGTGATTTTGCTCGCTGGGCCAATAGAACTTTCCCGTTGCGCCAGACCACAGCGCCAACACCAACGAAGGGACGTTTGGGATACTCCCGCGTCATCACCAGTACTCCTTATCCTACTTAAAATCGCACTCCCAGTTGACGAGAGCAAGCGCTGCGGTAGATTAGTGAATGAAGTTCACATGCACAAAGGATAGCTATGGAATACGTATTACTCGGCAATAGCGGCCTGAAAGTTTCCCGGCTATGTCTGGGGACAATGACATTCGGCGATACAACGCGGGATGAAGAGGCGCAAAATATTGTTGGGTCAGCGCGCGATTTTGGCGTTAATTTCATCGATACAGCAGATGGCTATGCAGCAGGCGCTTCTGAAGAAATAGTTGGGAAATTGACCAAACATGATCGCAACGAATGGATAGTTGCGAGCAAAGTAGGATCAGCAGCAGGAACAGCGCCTCGGAAAAAGGCACTTTCCCGAAAATGGTTATTTGAGGCAATTGACGCCAGCCTCACACGATTACAGACGAGTTTCTTAGACATATGGTATCTCCACCACGTCGATTGGGAAACGCCAATTGAAGAGACTGTTCGTGCAGTTGGGGAAA encodes the following:
- a CDS encoding methyltransferase domain-containing protein translates to MTVLGIGYAIPYLMPFRNGSELALAAMPAPQGVTHWPKKSSGLVTLSAFHELPFPDRSIDRLLVVHGLEDIEDFPAILRELWRVVKDEGRLIAVVPNRRGLWAKFEKRSPFGHSRPFNSGQIWKLLQDGLFVPLRVENALYFPPTRLDLVVRRAWAIEKIGNYLFRTLAGVLIIEASKQIYAGSTDKKQAVSSGKNFVKVRNSNAASRG
- a CDS encoding glutathione S-transferase N-terminal domain-containing protein, yielding MLKLRVTPRSPFARKCMVVALEKGMFGKLELSATDLYGENQDIDEDNPLRKVPALRLEDGTTLFDSPVICEYLDWSDRDPIFHPQEGEMRFKALKLQALGDGLTEAPQSHYKELARPEKFRSEEMVMKHANAIDRIITWTEKNFDLVEGPMTIGGIALACGLAYVNERQPDTDWHHKNPKLGAWYCEISNRESFQKTTKQANAKRLGVSNK
- a CDS encoding glutathione S-transferase N-terminal domain-containing protein translates to MKLFFSPLSPFARKVRIVALEKTLAKKLELFKSERHNRPTELGPINPLLKVPTLIDNNGNSLFDSPVICEYLDSLTSEPVLFPKEGMSRWAALRQQALGDGGMDDAVKLAYEAGRPGGSRSPYWLGRWRQAVESTLNELESEATSLAGELTIGPIAIGCFLGFLDQSRVVGDWRGYRENLAVWFEEFRQRPSMRETEYKE
- a CDS encoding NUDIX hydrolase, which codes for MTREYPKRPFVGVGAVVWRNGKVLLAQRAKSPRRGHWSIPGGAQELGETLREAVCREVCEETGIEIRILGLVDVVDTIRHDKKGRIKYHYSLIDFAAIWTSGDLRAGDDASDCRWFGLAEAMKVIQWERTRNIILASRAFLTV